The following nucleotide sequence is from Acyrthosiphon pisum isolate AL4f chromosome A2, pea_aphid_22Mar2018_4r6ur, whole genome shotgun sequence.
GCGTTGGACAATATTCGGTCCGGTGTCAGGTCCCCGGACAGATCTGTATATAGTTACATCTCACTCAAGCCGCGAACATCAGTGCATGCGTATATAAAAcggtaaaatgataataaaaagaaaaagagatAACGTTTTTCATTTGGTGAaaagtattttgtataggtatatacgtgtaatataatatattatatacgagacattatattatgtaagacgGCTTCCGAGGCAAATAATGAATGAACGGCCGGATTACGAAAGCTTTAAAGACGCGAATGTGCAGAACCTATATGTTTTGACGACTGCGTTTTAAACAGCGGTAACCTCAGTAAATCCGTAAAATCGTGACGGGAAGAGCGAGAAAGCGGTGTGCGCCCcggaaaataaacatattattattaggtatacatatagcGAGGATAACGTTCGGACGACGGCGAACATTCATAATAACAGTTTCCCTCGgctttaatattgaaaaatagtgattttttttagacTCGGGTCTCAGCACGTGGTTGACTCCGGTCGTTAAaatcctataaataatatatctccCACCCGTTCTGCGCTACTGATTCATTATTTCGACcgcgtaatatattttattatattacaatatattattatacaggtacctataatagctgCACAATAAACCGGGCGCAAGGTTGTAATAAAAATGACGGAACACCACAGCGTTCTAGACGATTAATTAAAGCGCCACATTAACCTGAACATCGCATTTCCCTATACGCCCGCTAATGTTTATACGTCTGCAAAGTGTGTATAAACACGAATTTATCTCGAATCGGTAATCATAATATCCTTAAACTTACGTCGGATCACAGTACGAACACGTCAATGAATCTATATCAATTACGTCTATTCAAACAAATCCATGcgatattcttattatttacataatatagatgaaATCGATAGTCGTGGTAAAGCGCAATCTCgtataataaaacgtaaaacAGTTACTCGCAGGAAAATAGTTATCCTCTATACTCCGAAATAACACTACGTCTTTCATTAGTATAATGGTTTGAGATAACACAGATTAAATATGTTAGGTATACGTGAAATAGattagttacctattattataataatattttgtcgatTGATTTTAAAAGAGCTTAAATAATGGATCTAGGACAATTGGTTCCCACGAAAAAAACCAACGCGTGCATACAATTGGCCCCtgtcataattttatacacaattgCCTATTGGTTGCCGGTTTGtaagttaaatacaaaatattgtttgagcATTGTTACTGTTAGTAGCGTTATACTTTATAACCAATCAAAATGCGTCTatctattatgatatattataatacctattcatatatctgttcaaaaatgtaataattgattgTTTTGAAGTATTATGTATTGGTGGTGTTttcgaaatatttatttttttattagaagaTACAACATAGATTATtgggaataatataatatacagaaatatttatttggacATTTTTCTCATTGATTTTTACCTCATGcccttatattaaatgtattttatttgtattatacgaGCGTTAAAACGGTTCCAATTTATTAGTTGCATAGTATGaaagtatactaaaaataaagcATATTGAATGGGAATTTTCTAGAACTATTggaaatataactattattgtatcattaaactggtaataaataatgtatgtaaCTGGAATAgtaaatgtaagtatattatatttgtaggcCTCTTCTAGGTGAATAATAAGCtgaatattaactataaagCACATAATAGACTTgacatttctattttaataaacattaaacgcgTTGATGACATTTGACATTGAGTATAaagtatacacattttatttattcgaaCACGGTTTCTACGATACGAAAAATAGGCACTAAGTATTTGTTTCATATCTCGGGCATTTAATTTATGAGATGTAATATTATCGACGTTTAATCAAAATTTGGTTCGCGGACATCTCGCTGGTGTTTTAAACTGattcaaaatcaatttaacGGTTAGtgataaatcaaaatgtattaccgttgtaataatatatctaataagaCGAATACCTGCACATATTTTTAAGTCTCACCCCGACCACGTGTTACCACGGACGATGCagtgcgataatattataatagaatagcgaatctataatactaataaatagtaatacgtAAGACCgaaactaatataaataggtactcgtCCCTGACAGGTTAGGTGTAGAGTGTGatggaaataaaatagaaaCGCCAAGTCACGTCAACCCTTAAATAGATCACCTCCGATGTGTCGCGACGCCGCGGCTTACGGCTTATATCGAAAGTAGGTCAAAAAGGGCAGGAAGCAGCTGTTTGAAAATAACATTACCTATTATTGCCTACTATACTGTATAGAATTTTACGTTGGGGTCACCTTTTGAGAAGCAGAAACCCGTCGTCTATGCTACGGACCCGAATGGGGTGAGGGGAGGGGGATGAACGAGAAAAGTAtgataacataacaatattatataatacctacgtaacataataatcattatttccGACAGCTCGTTAAGCATACGGCAGGGAAGaatataacaatgatattacaatacatatttttatattattatataagtaaccCTACCACCCATCCTCATAAGGTGCGTTTGAAGTGATTTTTTCTGGtaattattgtcatattgttgtttttcgtttcgttttgttttattttgacttattgGTATTAAGATCGCCTCGGTCGGTCGGTGCAGTTCACCCAAATTATACGTCGTgcacatattgtatataggcGCCACGGCAAACCTAACATCGGTCATGGACCGTCTGCGATCGACGTTCAAGCGGTCGCGGACGCCGACGGGCGCAGAGATGAAGACGCAGACCAGCCTCGAGGTACCCAAGCAGGTGCGGTCGGTGTCGTTCGACGAGATCAAGCTGGGGTGCGCCAAGCGGGACGAAGACGCGCGCAAAGAGCGGACGTCGGCCGGCGGTGGCCACGCGGCGGCCGCGTCATCGCTGCGCGTGCCAGCTGGCGGCGGCTCGGGACAGCGGTCTCGGAGTTTCGACTCGTCTGCCGCCGCGGCCAGCACCGGCGTGGCCACGGGTGACCGCGACGACCCGGGCGTCTACCTAGAGGTTCCGTCGTCCAAGCACCAGTTGTTCCACCGGCGGCGGTCGTCCGGCGAAAAGGTGCCGGCCGCCGCGGCTTGCGTGCACTGTGCCTATCTGGAGGAGCTGTCCAAGATGAACAGATCGTCGTCCGGTGACGAGAACCAGAGGTATTGGCAACGCGACGGGCCCTAATGCGGTGACCTGTTACGTTGTGTTTTTGATTTCTACTACTTCAGTCTCGTCATCTCTGCCGACACCACCGATATAGCACGCGCGCAAGGTGATTAGTTTATCGCGAGCCGACcgacatacaataataacatgatgGCTTCATCCGGAGTAGGCTGGCCCTTAGCTTGCATTATCATGGGATTCCGAATCATAGGCTACCCACTTCAACCATTATAGCTGGGTCCTggattattttgaacattacaCTGGTATTGGGTCCTGgatttggtttatttatttatttatttgtttatgatgGTACATTGAGGTACACGTCCTGTTATCTGGGTAATTGGGTACCTACCGGTTTTTGGAAGATCTTCTATGCCCTAATATAATGTTTCGAGTGcgcccataaaaaaaaatgatgaatatttaacattcatttttattgataattgtattataaatttgttttctacTTAAATGATATTTTCACGAGATCGAAtctacgtttttaattttctgataGTATCAATTGTCCTCAATGAATGTACTTTTTTTTGgctatattattctaaattttttagGTATTCGATAAGAagattaaattgaaaatgtgataatttagatttttttaatataataaaaaatattgataagttTCCGGATGAGATGGATATGAtaaggattattattatatagactagGCCAGGCTCTACAAAAAATATCAGAGTCAACACTACTCCGGACGCACTTGGGGAattaaaaaggtataattttgaaaaccggACGCACTCTGGCAACGCCcaatcttaaataattaaaatatatttaacgcgAACGGACAGTCGACTTACGAAATAGTGAGAAGTCAAACAGTTTAGATTATTTCAATGCAAGTCATTGGTCGCATatgacattttgaataaatgcatcGGAATATCAGATGTGTCAAATTGACGACATATATTTGACATGCAAAATATCCTATAATATTACCACGTATCAATGACACGATACCGTTAGTACATACTTTCGGGACCCAATTAGTGAAGTACCTATAACAATACGGGACCCAACTAGTCAACTATTTTTATCATACTATATTGGGACATCCAACTCAGATGGACTGAATGTCTTAGTCTGTTGGCCACATTTTAATAGGAATTAATTATCGATCAAAATGGCTctcaaagtttaaaaatgaatcatcGAATTTTCTAAGACGTTGATTGGCGGTCACGGTGATCATTCGGTTCGTACATCTGGTAAGGGGCAGAGTACCCTTAGAGGGTAGGTCTCGAGTGAGTGGTGAGTCTCCGTGCACGGTAACAATATATCGTTATTGGACACGTGGCCGCCGGAATGTGGGTATGGTTCTGGTCGATTGGTTGGCTGGTCGACGGATGGATAGCTGACaaatgggtgggtgggtgggggTGGCGAGTGTAAGGAGCGGATCGTTGTAGTCCTTTTAACATTTTCAGGATTCATGTCCACCCGTCAGTAATAATACCAAAAACGACGATTTTTCTTTCGTTTCGTCTGTGCCCAGTTTTCAGTTTTCagtcctatttattttatttgtagaaaCATTGAtctaacaattattgtaaaattagtaACAGCCTAGTAAATTTTGTAtcttacagttttttttttcaatgtacgAGTTATGCgagttcaataattttaaacagaATTCTAACAGTTTATGATTCGTATTGTCATAATACTTTTTggctgtattattataaattttcgaTTAACAATTATcccagttttataaaattatatacacatttagcattttaaatttgaaaaacacgttttatgtaaatataactccctcatgtgtataattttaagacttgaattcaataagtcctgatgatattatttgttttttaaatactggTAGATCCCCAGACACTGCGTGATCAAAttcaaaactgaaaatgtttgcAGAATTCATCActcgaaaatatattaaatttgtttatttgcaCGTAAAATCTTGATCGGTGAAAATTAACAAACGAATAACATCTTGAAATGTTGGTATTTTTCAATATCCTATTTCGAAAGTATTTCCAgtcctataaaaatataaaatatatatttacattaaagaCGGGAAGTGTACAATGCATTTTctaagacttttattttaccgaaaTGACGAACCgcgtagaatatattattattatacacattaactGAATACCGAATCACAATGACCAATATACGCCCAAATACTATCCCGCAttgtataagtacaatataaagataataatatatatcatcattaatatttagAGTTATTTTTGTCCTTTGGGCCAACACCGTCTTCGTTGTTCCTGTGGAACACGACGTGCCGTTCATATAAAAATTCCATACGATTTTCAGTGTTGACAATTAATTTAGCGTCGAtactgcatattttttattctcgTTTGACtatagaaaatacaatataaaccactaaaatagtatcatattattcaGAACTtacacaatagtaataataataataatattattaatattaaaaactcgAAACTATTTGATTGCGCGCGGTCTCTCAGATAATATGTAGCAGTATAATCATATCGATCCCCCACTCGCACTACACCCCATCATTAGATAATACAACCATTGTTGTCGGGGCTCCCACGTGTACGCCagccataataaaattatatgacgGGTTTTTTGTTCGTTTTTAGAGAAAACACTCGCGAAAAGTCTTTTTTCCCTCTTATATAATaaccaaaacaaatttttatttttattcgcaacggaacttttttttgtaatgtacaatataatatacatttttttcgaaattacatTATGGCACATAGCCGTGGTGGATACATCGACGTACACAAGATATATATTTGCTCGAAATAACGTCGTTTTGTGTTAAGAGAAGGACTAAACATGCAAACAATTTTCCAGAGCTGAATATAACGCTGCAATAAATGAAGGTTTCGATTGCACGGGTGTtctagtgaataaaaaaaagttctaggaaacaaaaataaaaaaaaaccagtgaGTGTTGTTGAACACTCGGCAGGAACGAAGTTCAGTGCATGTGATGCGAGACGCGGAAACATATATAgttagaaaaatatgaataaatagagatagagagagagagagagagagagagagaaatgaATGCTTGTTTCTgagtattatgaaaaaatggtattttattttataatcattataaaagtacaaagcaatattatgaaattaatcaGTATTCTCAATAACAGTAACTATTGGTTTGTGGTGGCTGAAATATGTCACATATGTTTGTGattgaattttttctatatatctCGAAAAAACTGCATCGATAGTGGTATTGTATCTTGTTGTAGATTCCGACGGATTATTATTGATGGTTAAGTCAAATTCTACTGAAAGAAAATCCCAATAAATCCTATCAAAAACTCAAAACCCCGAGTTTCCCCTTGGCTAGGTGGGTGTTAGTACTCTCCCGGACCAAAATccatcaaaaaagtaaaatccaAAAGGGGGGAGGAGGTGCCCCCGTTCCCTAAAGCGGAAAACGGTAGTCTTCATAATAAGAATGGGTTCCCCCTTGGTCCGAGGTCTTTAATTTGAATTCCGGCCGAGTTACACTCAACTCAAAATGTGGGGGGGGTGGGGGCTTAGGTTCCCTAATGTTGAAAATTCATCTGGGGCCTAAGAAATTGAGATGCTCATTGGTTCGAGGTCTCTAAGTCGAATACCGGCTAAGTTATGCTTcgtcaaaaataattactcgTTTAATGGGTCCCCCCCCCCACTCCACCCGACGGTCACCTCTACGCTCGTGACGACCGATGTTGGGTAGCCTACGCGAATGGAACCGCAGTGTTGCCAGATGGTACGATCCTAGTGGGGACATACGATAATTTTGAAGACAAGGTACGATCATCCCTCTTTCCAAACCTGGAAACACTGATGTTGCGTTTTTCATTGTTACACTTTTCGGTGTTGCGATTTTTTTCCAGCGACTCCCATCCACCTAACGCCCCATAAAGAACTTCGTTCCAATAATGACTATGATTATAACGGTGACGATTTAAAAAATCTGACACCTGCATAAGActaagttgaatattattagaacTCTAACACCCCCCTCCACCCCCtacatcgtaataatattatattagatgggTGAGATGTAGTCGTACGGCTAAGTCAGCCGTGTTCGGATATCGAGCACGGTTTTGGGAATCTGAAATTCTCGGACTCTTTCGAAAACGTCGATCGGGGGGGAGGACACACGCGTGCTATTCGGTGGACGGCCGGCAGACGGCGCTTTAGCCGAAACTGACCTACGTGcatatgtttgtgtgtgtgttgttTGAAAGCAGTCAGAGGTCGTTCACGTCGACGTCGGCCAGCGAGGATATGGAAGACGAGGACGACCGCGGTTGCCAGATCACCGTCACCGTGGAGGCCGACCTCCCCGACGATCTCGTGGCGGCGGCGGTCCGTTTGTCCATCGCTGACGGCGGTCCCGCTCTGCCGTCGCCGTCCGAGTCGGCGGACGCGTGCGGCAAGAGCCCACTGACGCTAGAGCTGACGCCGCCGGACGAGTATCTGCAGGGCAACCGGCGGCGGTCGATCACGTCGCCGAAACTGGAACGTCAGGAGGCGTTTGCCGTCAGCGACGCGGCCGACCCGGCAGCCGTCCGTGACCTGTTCCTCACGGTTCCCGACCTGAAGCGCGACCGTGCCGCCAGCATGGACTCGTGCTTCATCAACAAGCCCACGCCCGCCGGAAAACCGGAAGAGGTGATGCCCGTGTCACCCACCCAGTTGCTGCTCGATCCCAACTGCGGACAGCCGGGCTGCAATAACAACATCCGGTCCAGGTCCGTGGACATCGTGCTGCCCACCGACCAGCAGGCCCGATACAAGGCGCTGTCCACCAATAATCAGACGTCTTCGCCGCCATCGGCCGTACCCGCGCACAGGGTGCCGCCGGACAAGGggtgagtatattattattatgataatatcattatatcgaTGGTTGCACGACAAAAGGGGATAAGCGACATTAGGGTCTAAGCGACATTTATGTTATTAGCGAATAGAGGAGACTTAAATGTATCATAATGTATCACTGGTACATCAGTGTGACCATTTTATAATGAGTtatcgaatttttaaatttaggatACAAACGACCGTTATGATACGTGAATTCTAAAACACGGGTCTAAGCGACATTTTTGGGGTCCAAACGCCAATAGCAAAAAATATATGGGGACCAAgtgatattatgaaattaatgacGCAAAAAACAAGTGACAATTACACCAAAATTGCTGATTACAATGTCATATGATCAAAAAATCTCTTATCATGCTTCAAAATGAATttgcttttttttgtaatcactTACATTAGACGTGTGACGTgtcaactaattaatatttaattatataggtaatttgtagtttgtacgattataatattatagaagattATAAGGTATGTACATATACAATCCTCCaatcaatttaaatagtataatgttaacaataatatagtattaccgGTTCACATAACTAAGTATACTAGTTTAActtactatcataataatattttatatttttacgtaaatgtagataaatactataattataataataaaatatactaagatgatctaaaacaatatagtaatttaGTTTATTCGAAATGATTCTatctgataaatattattatgccattttacattttattttcacatggtAACTACGTATtcaatatacatgttataaattataacatcgTACGAcctactaatttaataaaaaaatatttaacttaagtaataatgatataactctatgaataaatataatacaatactatctatttatttattaaatttatcaattaatttataattaacttaacatAATTGTAGCATAATACTATTGTAAACgcatatatctatgtatattattatgagtaaatGACAAACTGCCTTAAATGGAAGgcttatttaattcatatttcaagCCATAAATTCACTCATATTTTTACGAATTGTTCTTATTAGTAACTGATTGTACattgtattgtaaaaattaaaaaaatttccttAATAACTAATAGTGACTAATTTAtaccttatttattttttcttatcctataaattataataattattttataataaaagtattatctatttatagttctaaaatttgttattaGGATTTTATTCCAAACTCCTTGTTAATAATCATAAGATTTCTTTTTTGCGGAATTAGTCCCTATTGTGActacatttattttaggtattacctattattattctacgatttgttacaaaacaatattgtatgtatgaCTATAGGTAAACAcattttgatacaattttttttttgttatttgaggaaaaaatttgtatttataaatattttcattaataatttacgctaacttaacaaaatcatttttaagctggagttgttttttaattatttggtaattaactaatatttttttcattatttaaacagttctaaaaatgaaatatttggaaaatatttaatattttattattatccattgatggttatcaatatattatgtataagtttaaatttttaaaatacatcgtttttttaacacaatacccaattgtacatattttatattttacaaaactacttgttttattaattttctacttATAggaaatgtacctaatacagttgcatttattttttttaaattatgttgtgAATACGAATAAAATAAGAAGGGGATAagtgacaaaaatatttatcaacaattaacaattaggGTACAAgcgacaaaaatttaaattattttataaaaattgttcctcatacttaaataattaatataactaattaaaaattacacg
It contains:
- the LOC115034312 gene encoding eye-specific diacylglycerol kinase-like isoform X1; translation: MDRLRSTFKRSRTPTGAEMKTQTSLEVPKQVRSVSFDEIKLGCAKRDEDARKERTSAGGGHAAAASSLRVPAGGGSGQRSRSFDSSAAAASTGVATGDRDDPGVYLEVPSSKHQLFHRRRSSGEKVPAAAACVHCAYLEELSKMNRSSSGDENQSSQRSFTSTSASEDMEDEDDRGCQITVTVEADLPDDLVAAAVRLSIADGGPALPSPSESADACGKSPLTLELTPPDEYLQGNRRRSITSPKLERQEAFAVSDAADPAAVRDLFLTVPDLKRDRAASMDSCFINKPTPAGKPEEVMPVSPTQLLLDPNCGQPGCNNNIRSRSVDIVLPTDQQARYKALSTNNQTSSPPSAVPAHRVPPDKGATGTDGNDKLLKIVPDWTEEAANDDHLWSVTSHNVDFCYIGESECSKHGVRLKCSGCRIIVHSECLGNLPEAAKCKSSFKDDGVRQYREHKTVKHHWMHRRTQKDKCSQCGKAFQSVLSFSSKEIIALTCSWCKLSVHNKTACFNDTKMNEPCSLGKHSNIIVPPSWIVKLPRKGNFKSSIRSPKKRSSKKKTKDKVCTLIL
- the LOC115034312 gene encoding eye-specific diacylglycerol kinase-like isoform X2, producing the protein MDRLRSTFKRSRTPTGAEMKTQTSLEVPKQVRSVSFDEIKLGCAKRDEDARKERTSAGGGHAAAASSLRVPAGGGSGQRSRSFDSSAAAASTGVATGDRDDPGVYLEVPSSKHQLFHRRRSSGEKVPAAAACVHCAYLEELSKMNRSSSGDENQSQRSFTSTSASEDMEDEDDRGCQITVTVEADLPDDLVAAAVRLSIADGGPALPSPSESADACGKSPLTLELTPPDEYLQGNRRRSITSPKLERQEAFAVSDAADPAAVRDLFLTVPDLKRDRAASMDSCFINKPTPAGKPEEVMPVSPTQLLLDPNCGQPGCNNNIRSRSVDIVLPTDQQARYKALSTNNQTSSPPSAVPAHRVPPDKGATGTDGNDKLLKIVPDWTEEAANDDHLWSVTSHNVDFCYIGESECSKHGVRLKCSGCRIIVHSECLGNLPEAAKCKSSFKDDGVRQYREHKTVKHHWMHRRTQKDKCSQCGKAFQSVLSFSSKEIIALTCSWCKLSVHNKTACFNDTKMNEPCSLGKHSNIIVPPSWIVKLPRKGNFKSSIRSPKKRSSKKKTKDKVCTLIL